AGGAGTTTGAAGCCCTGTTTGTCCGCGAATTACCCGGCGGAGAGAAGAGTCTTGTAGAGCGTCCCAATGGAGACTGTGTTTTTCTGGACCTCTACAGCCGACGATGTCTGGTGTACGAAGTCCGTCCGCGGCAATGCCGGTCATTCCCTTTTTGGCCCTCTCAATTACGGAGCGAGCGAGATTGGGAGAAGGTATGCCGCACTTGCCCCGGTTGCGGACGGGGAAGGCTCTACTCCCGGGAGGAGATTGAGCAGTGGGCGAGCCTCATCGATATCTAACGCCTCAGGTTTGCTATGTCGATTGGTGTAAATTAGTTAATTGCGGCACTTTGCGAGGTTCGCGCGGGCTTTGGAACACGGCCCAATCGGTTCGGATTTTTGCCACTATTTTTTCGGGAAGATTTACAACCCGCGCTGGCAGTTGTCGCCACCGCGTTCTTGTCGTGATCGCGTGTCGTCTGACATCGGCGGGATCGAGCCATCCAGCTTCCCGTTGCCCCATCGCAGTCGCGGGGAATTTTCAATCTGGTTAGAGTTTTCCGAAGTTTGCGCCGATAATGATTTTGAGCAGAGAAGCGGCAACCATGCCCGACGCAGTAGCTCCACGTGCGACTCAAATGCGTTGGTATCTCGCCATCGAGGTTAAGACAGTGCCCGGCAGCGTCCACTTGGAACCGCCAAGGCGTGCCTCCAGGACGGATTGAGGTTAGCTTCGGGAAAATCGGGGGCTTGACACTAGTTTCGCTCTGGCCTAATGTTACAACTGGCTGGTAGCAACACGAAACGGCGTGGAAGCGATTTGACCGGAGCTAATCGGAGGAGCCAATTGTGACTAAGCGAGATATCGTGCGACAGATTGCGGAGGAACTAGGACTCCCCCAGTCGCAGACGCGAGAGGTTGTTCAGCGCACATTTGACGCCATCATCGATATCCTGACGACGGAACACAAAATTGAGCTGAGAAACTTCGGGGTTTTCAAGATTAAGCTGCGAAAATCGCGACGAGCGATGAATCCGAAGAAAAAAACGGAGATTCGGGTCCCAGAGAAGTTTGTGGTCCGCTTTAAACCCGGCAAGGAGTTGAGAAAACGACTGGAGGCGATGTCGAAAAAGCTCAAATCCGCGACTAAGGAAAGCGTTCCCAGGACGCCCGCCTGATGCAGTGGGGCCAGTCCGAGGGCAGTTATTGGGAAAAACGGGCTTGAAGCAATGGAAATATGACCAGGATGGATAAATGGGGCTGAGTGGGGGTTGCGAGGGTTGGATCTGATTTTTGAATGATAACAAACACCGCAGGCAAGGGAAAACAAATTAGCCGCGACCACGGTCTTCAGAGGGCCAAATCTGGATTTTGGTGCAACGGAGTGCGCCTTATGCAAAAGCTTGTTCTCGCTGTGATTTCCTGTCTTTTGCTGACGATGGCTGTCGGGTGTGTGGTGCCGATCTACTCGGCCGACCCGGACCGGAGAGTCCAGCAGTTGATCTACACGTCTGAGGACTTGCGGTTGCTGCTGGATGAATGGGAACGGGCGTGGATGCTGGACCATCCCGACCATATGACGCCGTACCGTACCCACGGCGGTATTATCTGAACCGATGTTGATCCATACGAACCGCCGGATAACCGATCGGCTGGTGGGTTGCTGGTCCGCCCAGGATGGGCCGTCAGAGCCGGGGGAAGCCGGTAACCAAATGTTGCTTTGACGGCTGGCCGGCCCTGCCGTTACAGCCGGCCGGAGTTCCGGATGTTCGTCGGGTTGACGTTTCGGGAACAGAACCACGATGGTGTAGTTTTATTGATGGCGCGCCCTGCACCGCGCGGGAGTCAGCATAAGCGATAGGACCGGCGATGAAGTTGGTCCTATCGCTTTTTCGCTTTTCCAATCCCGCACGCATGACGTCGCCTTGGCGGCGCTCCGATCGAGTCCAAGCGGCATCACGAAGGCCTGTGCGAGAAACCGACTCGAAATTAAGTGCGATGCCGAAATCGGAACGCAGTTCCGGCCTTTGACAGAAGCCGATCTCCCGCCGAGGCGAGCATTGTCGCAAACCGCCGAAGTAAAGCCAGCCCGCGTTGTTAGCTCGTCCGCGGTGTAATAGATTGAAAAGAATCGGACGCAGCCTGCACGTCCCGATGGCTTGTCGGCAAGCCGTCGGACTCCGTGTTTTTCTCGCATATTTTCGCCTGGGTTGAGTGTGACATTGATGGAACCGGACCTCAGTATCGAGATAGGTGGCTTGAGGCTGAAGAATCCTGTGATGCTGGCCTCGGGCACCTTCGGGAACGCCGTTGATTGTTACGCGTTCGCTGACCTGAACCGATTAGGCGCTATCATCCCGAAGACGGTGACTCTGTCCCCAAGAATAGGGAACATTCCACCCCGGACCGTGGAGACGGCGGCTGGGCTTTTGAACTCCATTGGTCTCGACAACGAGGGACTCGAGGGGTTTCGCACCCGTCTGTGGGGCAGATTATCCTCCCTTAAATGTCCGGTGATCGTGAGCATCGCGGGAAAAGCCGACGGAGAATTCGTGGAGCTTGCCCAGGCTATTGGTGAATTGGAAGGGGTTAAGGCGATTGAGCTGAACCTCTCCTGCCCCAATGTGGCGGGAGGAATTGATTTTGCGACCGATCCGGCCCGCTGTGCCGCGGTGGTGGCGGCCGTCCGACGAGTTTACGACGGGCCAATCCTTGCCAAACTGACCCCCAATGTGACTGATGTGGCGGCGGTAGCCAGAGCGGCTGAAAGCGCGGGAGCCTCGGCCATCACGGCGGTCAACACGCTGCTGGGAATGTCGGTGGACTGGCGTCGCCGAAGGTCGAGGCTGGGGCAAGTGTTTGGCGGTCTCAGTGGGCCGGCGATCAAACCGGTGGCCTTGCGGATTGTCTACCAGGTCGCCCAGGCGGTGAGCATCCCCGTGGTGGCGGCGGGGGGAATCACGACAGTGGACGATGCGATGGAGTTTTTCGTGGTCGGTGCCAGCGCGATTCAGGTGGGAACGGCTTCGTTTTATCGTCCAACCGCGGCTTGGGAAATTCTCGACGGTCTCCCTGGGGCGCTCATGGAACTGGGGGCACGTTCGTTGCGGGAGGTCGTGGGCAGCTTTGGTAGCCCGAGGATCTCCTGTGAAATTCAGTGTTAGCGACTGTTTCTGTGCTGAGATTGTTCAGGGCTTTTCCTGAGGTGGGCTCCGGGCTTTTTATTGAAACTGCTGACAGGGAAAATGATGAAGAGGGGGAGTGTTTTTAAGGTCGCTCGGGAAACACAGGCAGTTTCATCACTGCGAATGGATTGATACACACGGAGAAAGATGGGTCGAGAGATATGATCGTCGTTTCTGGCATTCAACCCACTGGCCGATTTCATTGGGGGAATTATTTTGGTGCCATCAAGCAATATGTTGAGCTGCAGGACCAGGCAGATGCCTCGTACTATTTCATTGCCAATCTCCATGCGCTGACGACCGTGCGCGATCCTGAGGTTCTGCGACGGAACACCATTGATGCCGCGATCGACCTTCTGGCTTTGGGGATCAATCCAGATCGGGCCACGCTCTTCGTCCAGTCCGACGTGCCGGAAGTGACCCAGCTCTGCTGGCTACTGATGACCTGCACCCCGATGGGACTTCTGGAGCGGTGTCACGCGTACAAGGACAAAAAAGCCAAGGGGCTACCGGCCGATGCCGGTCTGTTTACCTACCCGGTGTTGATGGCTGCCGACATCCTCGCCTACGATGCGGACACCGTTCCGGTCGGCGAGGACCAGATTCAGCACATTGAGGTGTGTCGGGACATTGCGGGAAGCTTCAATCATCTTTATGGCGAAGTCTTCGTGATGCCTCGCGCCAAAATCATGGAAAAGGCGGCCCGCGTGCCGGGGACGGACGGCGAAAAAATGTCCAAAAGCTACAACAACACGATCGGTATTTTTGATGATCCCAAGGTGGTGCGCAAAACCATCATGCGAATCGTCACGGATTCGCGTCCCATCCACGAACCGAAAGATCCGGAGACAGATCACCTCTTCCAGTTGTATTCCCTATTTGTGGGAGAAAAAGAGCGAGAAGCGATGGCGGCGCGCTATCGCGCAGGCGGATTCGGTTACGGAGAGGTCAAGCAGGCCCTGGCCGATGCCGCCGAGAAATACTTTGCAGAGGCTCGCGAGTACCGCAAAGAATTGGAAGCGAAGCCGCAGTTTGTTCGAGAAGTCCTGGGAGATGGGGCGGCGATGGCGCGCAAAAAGGCGGCGGAGGTTCTGGCGCGTGCGCAGGCAGCTTGTGGGATCAAGTATGCATGATATTGTGTGACCGGAGGATGCACAGGCTTTTGCACCAGCCGCGGTGAGTCCCCAAAGGGGCGCAATTGCGGCAGGACCGATTTTTTTCGATTTTTTGAGTTTTGGTTTCGATGAATGGCCGGTGACGACTTGGCTCATTCTGAGGAAACAGGATACCGCTAAGATTTATCGGCATTGATTGACTTGCATCGTCAGGACACCAGCAAGACTTGCAGCTGCTCAGAGTAGCGGCCATTTCTGGCCGTATGGAGTTCGATAATCGCCGACGATGAGGGTACTCGGGGTTGGCACAGACATCACCGAATGCCTCCGGATTGCCCGCATGATTGAAAGGCATGGGGAGGTGTTTTTGCAGCGGGTGTACACACCGGCGGAGATCGCCTATTGTCAGAGTCGCCGGCAGTCTGTGCAGCATTTCACGGGAAGGTGGGCAGCCAAAGAGGCCGTTTTGAAGGCGCTGGGAACTGGTTGGGTGAAAGGGATCAGTTGGCTGGATGTTGAGATTCTCAATCGGCCCGGTGGGCGGCCGGAGGTGATACTCCGGGACGGTGCCAAGGAGGTAGCAGACAAACTGGGTGTGAAGGAGGTTTGGATTTCGATTTCGCACTGCCGGAGCCATGCCACGGCATTTGCAATTGCCATGGGACCGGATTCAAAAAACGACATGAATGAGCCGTGAAGGAACGTTGAGGGTTACCAGCGGTTTAATAGGGCACCAGGGGAGACCTCGTCAGGTTTCACAGTAGAGGTACAAGAGCACACTTCCGGGAATGGCTATTCCGAGATTGGCAAGCCAGAACCCGGGAGGCGGAATGGCTCCGGAAGATGTCAGGCCATTGGCGAGCATGAGCAACGGGTAGTAAACGATCACAATGGGCAAGAACGACAAAAAGAATATCGCGAGGAAATTTTCACTGCGGCAGTACATAGCAAGGGGGCAACCGAGGAGCACGAAACACAGGCTGCTGAATCCGTTGGCCCACCGACGGTAGGGCTCTGTCTTGAGCTTGCGGCATTGGATTTTCAGTTGTTCCAGTTGATACTGCCAGGTCCTTTTCTGCTCGTCCGTGGCTTCGGCATGGCGGATGAGCATCTCAAGCTGGTGGGCGTCCTTTTCCAGTGTTTTCACTGCCTCCGGGATCTGCCACGTGGCAAGCCAGTCCCGATGGAGTGGTTCGATCGGTTTATCGAAGGGAATGAGCTGGGAATAAATATCAGACGCCCGCACCACCGCGGAATTTTCAATCCTGGCCTCCGGTTTGCGACACGTGATGATAAGGCCGCCCGCCTGGCGGTCCGTTGTCAGTTCGGCTTCCTCAGCGGAGAGCACGATGGCCGGCATATCAGGCTGGGTCTGGATCGTGATGAGAGGATTGATCAAGGTTTTCCCCTGCACATCCTTCACGACGATGGAGAACTTCGGAGATGTGTAACTCCGTCGCGTCCGCAGCATGCTGTAGGCAATCTGTTCAACCGACTCCACGACCACCCGGCGGGCTCCGGGCCGCCCCCACGTGGCCGCAACATCGTACATCCAAACGGTAAACAAACTGACAAAAAACGCGAACACAATGGTAGGCCGAACGGCGTGGATCGGAGACAGCCCCAGGGCACGGAGAGCGACGATCTCGTTGGCTCCCGACATGCGGCCCAGAACCTGACTGACAGAGAGGAGCACGGCAATCGGGATGGTGATTCCGAGAATTTCGGGCATCAGATAGGGCAACATGCGAACAATTAAGATAGGGGGCAGGCCACGGCTGATGCCCTCCCGAGCGCCAATCCCCAGCGCAAGCAGCAGCGTTAGGACCGTCAGGGCGGCCCCGAAGATTTTGAGTAGCTCGGTGGTAACATAGCGAGTAAAAACAGCCATGATGCGCGCAACAATATCAGGCCACTTTCTGGAATGTTGTTCTTTATCAAAAAGTGACGGTTTTGCCAAGGCGGCTTGGAATTGTCCCGTGGGTTCCGGGTTCCCCTCCTGGGAATGCTACGCAGATTCTGCGAGCGCGGCCCTGGTGAAGGTCGGCCCGCCTCGCGGCCAGAAACGATATCCGAGTGGGTTGACGTGGACTGGGGGTGAGGAAAGAGAAATGCCGTGCGGCAAAATGGGGACAGCAAGGGGATAAATCAAGCAATGTTGACACGGTGGCCAAGGGTGTTAGAATCCAGTTGAATCGCTCGGGCTGAGTATAACTTGCCTATCCTCGTGTGAGAGAGGCGGGCTGAAGACCCGCGATGAAGAGTTCGACGTGCGAGGTACCCGGGATGCGAAACAGACATCGCGGGTGTCCCGTTCTGTAATCTTCCAAAGAGGATTGTCTGTATGAAGTGCCAACGCTGCGATCGACCGGCGACCTACCATATCACGGAGTTGACGGGGCCAACCCCGGTAGAGGTGCACTTGTGCGAGCAGCACGCGCACGAATATTTGTCGGGGGGAAGCAAGGCCACTGTCGAAATGACCCAAGTGGCGGAGCAGGTGGCTCAGCACTATGCCAAACATATGGCGGTGGGACAGGCGGCCGAGGAGATGAAGCGGGCCGATCAACAAACCTGTCCCTGCTGCGGGATCAGTTTCTACAAGTTCCGGAGTCAGGGACGGCTGGGCTGTCCGTACGATTACAAGGCCTTCCGCGAACAGCTAGAGTTCCTTCTGGCTAATATTCATGGGGAGACGCGGCATAAAGGGAAGCGCTCATCCAAACCTCCCGAGCTTGCCGCGCGGCGCACGGAACTGATTCGCCTGCGGCGCGAGATGCGTGAGGCTGTGGAAGCCGAAGAATACGAGCGAGCATCTCAGATCCGCGACGAAATCCGTCGCATTGAGTCGGAGGCTGTTTAGAATCTCGAAAACATGTGTGGTGCTCAGCCGTTGGCTGAAGGAGGCGTTGACCGTAGGCCTACCGCAGTACCCGAGTTTGGCCGCTTTCAGTGTGAACCACAAGCGTGGGGGCGACGAGCACGGAAGGAAGCGGGGAGATTGGCTTGCTGGTGCGAAAAGTTAGTTTTGTGAAAGAATAGCAATCTATGATCTCAACACTCGATGACCTGATGCATGGTTGTGGAGAATGGCTCCGCGGTGAGGGGCCGGAAAACGATATTGTCATCTCTACGCGAATTCGACTGGCAAGAAACCTCGCAGATTTTCCATTTACGAGCATCGCCACTGAAGCGGATCGGCGTCAGATCCTGGATCGCGTGAAGGAAGTTGTCAACAACAGCCCTTTTCGCGAGCAAGTATTTTACGTGGACGTGGACGCACTGTCGGATTTGGATCGCCATTTTTTGGTGGAGCGACAGTTGATCAGCCGGGAACTGGCCGAGGGACAGGGACCGCGTGGAGTTTTTATCGATCGGGCAGAGCGCTTCAGCATCATGATCAACGAGGAGGATCATCTGCGGATCCAGGCTGTGCAAAGCGGTTTTCAACTTCAGGCCACTTGGGAGTTGATCAAGCAATGGGATGATTATCTCGACCAGCATCTCGTGTTTGCGTTCGACGAAGAATGGGGCTTCCTGACGGCATGTCCTACCAATGTGGGGACGGGCATGCGGGTCAGCGTGATGCTGCACCTTCCCGCCTCCGTGATCACCCGCCAGATGGACCAGACCCTGCGCAGCCTCGAGAAGTTAGAGTTGGTCGTGCGGGGACTCTATGGAGAAGGCTCCCAGGCGATGGGAGATTTTTACCAGGTCAGCAACCAAGTCACGCTGGGAAGGAGTGAGGAAGAACTCATCAATAAGATGGCCCAGGTCGTACCGGCCGTGGTTGCCGCAGAAAGAAAAGCCCGGGAGTTCCTCCTTGCCGAAGGGCACGAAAATCTCCATGACCGTGTGAGTCGTGCCTATGGAATTCTCAAGACTGCCCAAACAATTTCCGCCGAGGAAACGCTTCACCTGCTGTCGAGCGTCCGCATGGGAATCCATCTGGGACTCATTCAGGAGATTCCAATCCAACTTCTCAATGAACTTTTCCTGTTCACCCAACCAGCTCACTTACAGAAACTGGCGGGTAGCGAGCTCGACAGCGCCGACAGGAATATCGAACGGGCGCGATTTCTACGACGCAAGTTAGGCGAACTTTCGAAGAAAGTCTAAGCACGCCCGTCACGCCCTCCGGCGGGTTAGAATGCTCGCGTCATGGTGGTAAACGCTGCCGCTCAATGCGGGCGCTTGTAACGTCACCGCTATCGAGAGTGACCACTCTCGCGGATGTTTTCCAGGAGTTTGCTCAAGCGAGCTACGATGTTCGGATAGTGGTGGAAAAGGTTATTCTTTTCCCCGATATCTTCGCGGAGGTTGTACAGTTGGGCGGGGGGAGCACTCTCGGGCACCTTGTTTTCCGGCAATGACCAGCCTCCCGAACCTCGACAAAGGAGGAGCTTCCAATCACCCTCGCGTATCGCAAAGTGGCCATCAACGGAGTGCATGACCACGGGCGGGCGTTCCCAGGATGCCTCAGGATTTGTTAACAGATTGAGGAAGCTCACGCTATCTTCGCCGGCATTCTCCGGCAGGGATGTGCCCATTAACTCCGCGAAGGTGGCCAGGCAATCCGTCAAACAGATCGTTCTGGAACACTGACTTCCCGGTGGGACATGCCCTGGCCAGCGGACGATGAACGGCACGCGGTGCCCCCCTTCCCAGATGTCCGACTTTTGGCCCCGGAAGTGATAGTTCGTGGCATGATTGAATTTCTGGAAAAAGGGGCGGATCGTCATCGTGGACCCGTTGTCACTTGTTACGATGACGAGGGTATTCTGGCGCATCCCAAGATCATCGAGGGCATCGAGAACCTTGCCAACGCAGTCATCCACCTGCACGACGAAGTCCCCGTATTCCCCTGCCCTGCTCTTCCCATGATATTGGGAAAGCGGGAGGACGGGTGTGTGAGGTGCTGTGAGGGCGAAATACAGGAAAACTGGCTGGTCGGGAGACTCGCGGCGGCAACTCCGCAGCCAAGCTATGGCCTTTTCAGTCAGCGTTGGGAGCACCTCCTCGTGGGCGAAATCTTGGGCCTTTTTCCCGGGTCGCCAGTTGAAGGGAAAGTCCCTTCCCTTGGTGTCTTCGGTGGGCGGCTGGGTCACGTGATCATTCTCGATGTAGCAGTAGGGTGCCATATCCAGAGAGGCGGCGATGCCAAAAAAGTAGTCGAATCCCACTGTAAGAGGCCCTTCGGTGAGAGGTTTCGAATAGTCAACGCCGGGGTCATTCGTTGTGCCGTCAGAGTCCGTGACGGGTTGGCCGGTCGGAGATTGCCATCCCAGACCAAGATGCCATTTTCCGACGCACGCCGTTCGGTAACCGTGGGATCGAAGCAACGAAGCCAGAGTCATTCGGTTCGGTTCGATGAGGGGGCGGTCAAACCCAAGCAAGACCCCACGCTGAAGGCGGGTTCTCCAGGCATATCTCCCGGTGAGTAATCCATAACGTGTGGGAGTGCACACGGAGGATGGCGTATGGGCGTCGGTAAAGATCATGCCCTCCCGGGCTAATTGATCAATCCGGGGCGTGGCAATTTTTGATTCCGGGTTGAGACAGGAGAGGTCCCCATAGCCGAGGTCGTCCGCCAGGATCAGCACGATGTGAGGCGGGTTGGCCTTCCGTGATTCTTCGGCGTGGGTTTGTCCGCCCTGCGGCATCCAACCCCAGCAAAGTGCGAGTGCCAAACCCAAAGCGAGGTGCTTTCTTTTGTTGCAGCACCGAATCGTCGCCGATAATCCACGCATCATCGCCCTCGTGTTTCTGTAGCGCAGAATAATGGATTTCGAAAATGCTCGACTGCTGCCGGAGAAAGGACGCGTCCTATCCTACTCCGATACCACTTCGAATGGAAGAGCTGGCAAGCATCCGGCGAAGAATCGCTGAGTGCGTAGAGCAGTCGAACCAGCGGTGCGAGGCCTGTTTTCCACGAACATTCCCAATATCAAATTGCCCCGCGTGCCCGGTTTGATTTTCTCCTTGTCGGCTTGAAAAACGAGCACGTATCCCGATTGTCTGCGATCGACCTTCGCCAAAGTGATTCCCTCGGGAGCAGAAGTTAGCTGAAGTGTCGTATTTTCCGGGAACCAGGCACTGCCAAGGGGAAGTCGGAACTCCGCTTCCCCGCCTGCTGGTATTCGCACTGCTTCGCTGGCCCCGAAGGTCCACGGCACAGGATAGCGTGCACGGCCGCTCAGATTGAGGGCAAATCTCTCGGCAGGAACCAGGTGATGGTAATAAAAGGCCTGCATCATATCGTCGGCCGGCACGGCTTTTCGCACAATTTCCTGTCCGTTAGCCGTGGCTTTACCCGCCAGCTCGATTTCCACCAATCCCGAATCCGCGTTCCGTGGCACGGTTAACGTGACGACAACGTGGTCGGTGCCCGGTGGGATCCATCCTCCACTGAGACGAGTCCCTTCCGGACCTTTTGTGATCAAAAGCTCAATGCCCTGATCAAACCCGTCACGACGCACGGCATACACGTCCACCGGTACCACCGTTCCCGGAGAGGTATTGATAACTGAGGGAACCACACGGAGTTCAAAATCCGGCCGTGGTAGGCTGAGCCGAAGGCGATAGACGAACGCCTCACCGCCCTGATGCTGCATATCGGTGACCTCGACAAAGTAAGCACCATCACGGGGAAGTGTCACTTCCAAATAAGAGTCGGCGTGGTGTGTCAGGAGACCCACGCTCTTGTCTTCAAAATCATCGTTGACACCTACCACGTTGCCCTGCTCATCGAGGATGCGAAGAAGAGAATCAACTGGCGAAAAGACGCGGCGTCCAATCACCTCCGCGACCAATTTTTGGCCCTTGGTGCCGGTGAATCGGAATACATCCTGGTCACCGGGCCGATCTATCCGCGCATTAATCACCGTGCCGATAGAGATCTTTTCCGCAGATTCGGGAGTGTCATTGGGTTCATGCTCCATTGCTTCTGGCCACTCGGAGAGTGCGAATTGAACCGGGTGAGCCCAACGGGCCCAGGCGGGAAGCTCAAGTGACCGGATGCCCGGTTGGCCTTTAAGTCCCCGCAAGAAAATCTGTTTCTCGGGCAGGTTCCAGCCCATGAGCTGGAGCGTGGCATTCTCTCCGACTCGCCCACCAACGGGGAAGACGCCGGTTACGTAGGGAACTTCTCCTACCACGATGCGATAGACAAAGTCGTCCCGCCCTCGGTAGACGGCGTCCTTTATCTCGATGACATAATCGCCGTCAGACGGCACATCAAACGCCAGCACGGGATCGGGATGGAACCAGAAGTCGTCGACATAGGCCATTTCGCGTCCTGAAGAATCCAGAATTCGTAACGTAGCCTGAAACCACCCGGGAACCGCGTCTGCAAGGTAGGGAATCAGTTCCCGGGCGAGAACTGCCACCACCAGATGTTGCCCCTTTTTGGCATGGATGCGAAAGTAGTCCACATCTCCCGGTTGAATTTGACCATTAAGCACCACGGGGAATTCTTCATTAACGACGGTGGGCGATTCCTTGTCGTTTGGTTCACTTTCCAGAATTTCCTTCCACGAAGTGACGTGGAACCGCACGGGATCTGAAATGCCGTTCACCGTTTTTAAGCGGAGCATGTACCAACCGGGCTGGACGTTCGGGGACAGCGATACCTGCACTGTTGCGCGTTCCGCAATCTGCGGGTTGAACTGCCGCTTGGGGTCGGTCCGATACTTTCGGAATTCCTCCAGGGCCTTCAACATTTCCTCTGTGATGCCTTCTTCTGCCGCGAACTTGACGAGAAGCTGGCGATAAGCCACCACGTTGAAACCGGCACGCCGCTGTCGCAACTCGCGCCGAACCTTGTCCTGAATCTCCCGCAATTTTTGAGCGAGATCGTTGGCCTGTTTGTTTGTGAGCGGTTTGGTCAGTCTCACGAACGTCCCTTTGGGAAGTTCTGTGCCTGAGATTTCCGGCGACAGCGGTGCGATCAACACATCCGTCACGCCATCTAAATACTGGCCGCCTACAACGATTTGCACGCTGGTCCCCAATTGCGCGCCTGCGGGATAGGCATACCCAATGTGCGGCTCTCGTCGCGTTCTCATCTGCTGCGCCCAAGCCGTCGTGGACCAGAACAGACCCGCGATTACTGTAAGGACGCCGGTGATTCTATACGCTGTGGACACGGATTCTCGGCGGAATAACCGAAACAACCCGCGCGGTGTCGGTTTGAAATAAGCCTTCACGCACTTCATAAGGCTGACTCCCGCTGAGGGAAATAAAACATGCAAGCCTCAATCCGAACGCTGATCTTCTTGATCAGCGCCGTTGCTTAACGCCCCGAATGGAGGACCCAGACCTGGGGTTACATAATTTCTCTCAACAGGCCGCCTGATGTGGCCCCGTTTTCCGGCTCGGGGATCAGTCGGACCATGTATCCCTGCGGATGGCGGATGGTGGTCCCAGGATCAATTCCCAAAAGCTCATACATGCTGGCGATCAGGTCGGTTGGATGCACAGGTCGGTCTTTGACTTCGGAGCCCGTCCTGTCTGTTGCCCCCACCACATGGCCACCCTTGAACCCACCGCCCGCCACAAGAGCAGAGAACGCCGGGCCATAGTGGTGCCGACCGCCGTTCCACGGAGCTTCCCATGCGATCTTTGGAGTCCGGCCGAACTCTCCGCAGCACCAGACGATCGTCGAGTCAAGCAGGCCGCGATCGGCCAGGTCCTGAATCAGGGAGGCCAGTCCGCGATCGAATTCGGGCAGCTTACGCCGCATGACCACGAAGTTCTCTTTATGGGTGTCCCAGCCTTTGTAGTTGATTGTGATGTAACGGACACCGCGTTCCACCATCCGCCGAGCCACCAAACAGGATTGACCGAAGGTGGTCGTCCCATATTTCTCCCGCACTTCCTGCGGTTCCTCGCTCGGATCAAAGGCCTTACCGCTGGTGCCCAGAATCAGGTCGTAGGCCTGTTCCTCGGCCTGTTTGATTTCTTGAATTTGGGGATCATCCCCCATAACCTGGCGCAGAAGATCCAAGTTTTGCAAGAGTTCCCGGCGACTTTTTTGCCGGGCCACAGTCACTCCGGGTGTTACAATCCCTTCCACGGTGAACGGGGTTCGGGCTGGATCGCCGCCCGTGGCGAACGGTTTAAAGCGTGGGCCCAAAAATCCCGCCTCAGAGAACCGCCCTTGCGGTTCGGTCAGCACGATATACGGAGGAATCAAACCCTCGTATTCTGGTGGTTGTCCCTTGAAGTAGGCCACTACTGCCCCCACGGCGGGATAGACGATCCGGTCTCCCGGCATGCGTCCTGTTTGCACCAGGTAGGAAGCCGTTTCATGGGCGTTGACGCCGTGCGTCATGCTGCGGATGAGACTGTACTTATCCGCGATTTTTGCCAGTTCCGTGAGCAGTTCGTTGATCCGAATGCCACTGACGTTCGTTGCGATGGGGCTTGTGAATGGTCCGCAGTAATCGCTGCCCGCCTCGGGTTTTGGGTCGAACGTGTCCAAGTGTGGCGGACCGCCCCACATCCAAATTTGGATCACGGCTTTTGCCTTTGCAGGTTTGGTGGCCGGAAGAGTCGGATCAAAGGCCCAAGCATGACGGGGGAGAACTCCCGAGCGGCCGAGGTAGAGG
This is a stretch of genomic DNA from Thermogutta terrifontis. It encodes these proteins:
- a CDS encoding PPC domain-containing protein, which produces MKCVKAYFKPTPRGLFRLFRRESVSTAYRITGVLTVIAGLFWSTTAWAQQMRTRREPHIGYAYPAGAQLGTSVQIVVGGQYLDGVTDVLIAPLSPEISGTELPKGTFVRLTKPLTNKQANDLAQKLREIQDKVRRELRQRRAGFNVVAYRQLLVKFAAEEGITEEMLKALEEFRKYRTDPKRQFNPQIAERATVQVSLSPNVQPGWYMLRLKTVNGISDPVRFHVTSWKEILESEPNDKESPTVVNEEFPVVLNGQIQPGDVDYFRIHAKKGQHLVVAVLARELIPYLADAVPGWFQATLRILDSSGREMAYVDDFWFHPDPVLAFDVPSDGDYVIEIKDAVYRGRDDFVYRIVVGEVPYVTGVFPVGGRVGENATLQLMGWNLPEKQIFLRGLKGQPGIRSLELPAWARWAHPVQFALSEWPEAMEHEPNDTPESAEKISIGTVINARIDRPGDQDVFRFTGTKGQKLVAEVIGRRVFSPVDSLLRILDEQGNVVGVNDDFEDKSVGLLTHHADSYLEVTLPRDGAYFVEVTDMQHQGGEAFVYRLRLSLPRPDFELRVVPSVINTSPGTVVPVDVYAVRRDGFDQGIELLITKGPEGTRLSGGWIPPGTDHVVVTLTVPRNADSGLVEIELAGKATANGQEIVRKAVPADDMMQAFYYHHLVPAERFALNLSGRARYPVPWTFGASEAVRIPAGGEAEFRLPLGSAWFPENTTLQLTSAPEGITLAKVDRRQSGYVLVFQADKEKIKPGTRGNLILGMFVENRPRTAGSTALRTQRFFAGCLPALPFEVVSE
- a CDS encoding sulfatase family protein, producing MMRGLSATIRCCNKRKHLALGLALALCWGWMPQGGQTHAEESRKANPPHIVLILADDLGYGDLSCLNPESKIATPRIDQLAREGMIFTDAHTPSSVCTPTRYGLLTGRYAWRTRLQRGVLLGFDRPLIEPNRMTLASLLRSHGYRTACVGKWHLGLGWQSPTGQPVTDSDGTTNDPGVDYSKPLTEGPLTVGFDYFFGIAASLDMAPYCYIENDHVTQPPTEDTKGRDFPFNWRPGKKAQDFAHEEVLPTLTEKAIAWLRSCRRESPDQPVFLYFALTAPHTPVLPLSQYHGKSRAGEYGDFVVQVDDCVGKVLDALDDLGMRQNTLVIVTSDNGSTMTIRPFFQKFNHATNYHFRGQKSDIWEGGHRVPFIVRWPGHVPPGSQCSRTICLTDCLATFAELMGTSLPENAGEDSVSFLNLLTNPEASWERPPVVMHSVDGHFAIREGDWKLLLCRGSGGWSLPENKVPESAPPAQLYNLREDIGEKNNLFHHYPNIVARLSKLLENIRESGHSR
- a CDS encoding protein arginine kinase is translated as MISTLDDLMHGCGEWLRGEGPENDIVISTRIRLARNLADFPFTSIATEADRRQILDRVKEVVNNSPFREQVFYVDVDALSDLDRHFLVERQLISRELAEGQGPRGVFIDRAERFSIMINEEDHLRIQAVQSGFQLQATWELIKQWDDYLDQHLVFAFDEEWGFLTACPTNVGTGMRVSVMLHLPASVITRQMDQTLRSLEKLELVVRGLYGEGSQAMGDFYQVSNQVTLGRSEEELINKMAQVVPAVVAAERKAREFLLAEGHENLHDRVSRAYGILKTAQTISAEETLHLLSSVRMGIHLGLIQEIPIQLLNELFLFTQPAHLQKLAGSELDSADRNIERARFLRRKLGELSKKV